Below is a window of Streptomyces sp. NBC_00223 DNA.
CCCGCCCGTCTCCGACACCCCCAGCGGCGGTGTCTCGGTACGTTCCCTCGCCGACCGCGGCCCGGCCGTGACCGCCTCGGTTCCGTCCGTCTCGGGCCCCGAATACCTCGACGGGCCGCGCGGCGACACGGGCGTCATCCCCGCGCAGCAGACCGGTGACGCGGGCGGGGCCCCGGCTGCCGGCAGCGCGTGGCCGGCCGCGTCCGGCGGGGTCTCCCAGCAGTCCCTGATCCCGCACGCGGACAGTGTGATTCCGGCGCAGCAGCAGGCCACGCCGGTACGGGAGTTCGTGGCGGAGCCGGTGCCGGACGTCGTGCCGGAGGCCGTGCAGGCTCCGGCTGAGGCTCCGGTGGAGGCGGCCGCCGTGGCGCCCGTCGCGGCTCCGGACGTGGCTCAGGTCGCGGCTCCGGTGCAGGAGTTCACGGCGGCGCCGGTCGAGGCTTCCCCGGCCGAGCCCTCCGTGCCGCAGGTCCCGGTGGCGGCCGCGTACCCGGCCGCCGAGGGGCCGCAGTTCGTCCCGGCGCAGGAGCCGCGGTTCGGCCCCGGTGAAGGGGCGGCCGAGTACGAGCCCGCCGACGCTCCGGCGAACGGCGTGCCGGAGGCCGAGGTCCACGAGGCCCCGGCCGCCGAGGTCGGCACGGCCCTGGAGGGCGGTGCCGCGCTGGAAGGCGGGGTGGGCCTTGAGGTGGCGGCCGCCCCCGTCGCTCCGGTGGCCGTCGCCGCTCCGGCCGCCGTCGCCGAGCCGGTGGCGGACGTACCCGCAGTTGTTGCAGAACCGGCCGAGCCCGTGGCCGCTGTGGTGCCCGTCGCCGAGCCGGTGGACGTGTCGGGGGAGGCGGCCGCCCTCGCCGCCGCGCCCGAGGCCGTCCCGGTGGCGGAGCCCGCTCCGGCGGCGGACGCGGTGGAGCCGGTGGCTCCGGTGGCCCCGGTGGTGGACGTGCCCGAGGCCGTGGAGGCGCCCGTAGCGCCCGCGCCCGAAGCCGCCGCAGTGCCCGAGGCCGCCGTGCCGGTCGTGGCCGAGGCCGTTCCCGCGCCGGGCGTTGACGCGCCGACGGCGCCGGCCGTGCCCGTGATCGCGGAGGCGGCGGCAGCTCCGGCGGCGCCCGAGGCCGTGACTCCGGTGGCCCCCGTGGTCGCCGCTGCTCCGGAGGCCGTCGCCGTACCGCCCGTGGTCGAGGCCGCGCCCGTCGAGGCCGTCGTGGTGCCCGAGGCCCCCGTGCCGGTCGCGCCCGAGGCCGTCGCGCCCGTCGCCGAGGAGCCCGCTCCCGCCAAGCCCCGCCGGGGCAGGCGCCGCGGCACGCCCGCCGTCGAGCCCGTCGAGGCCGCACAGCCCGTCGTCGCCCCCGAGGCCCCGGTCGTCGAGGCCGCGCCGGAGCAGCCCGCCGCCGAGGCGGACCCGCAGCCGACCGCGGCGGCCGAGGCGTACGAGCCCGCCGTACGGGACGCCGTGCACCGGGTGATCCGGGAGCGCCGGGACATCCGCAACGGCTTCCGTTCCGACCCGATCCCGCACGACGTGCTGCTGCGCGTGCTGGAGGCGGCGCACACCGCGCCGAGCGTCGGGCACTCGCAGCCGTGGGACTTCGTCGTGATCCGCTCCGAGAAGACCCGCGAGAAGATGCACGAGCTGGCCATGCTCCAGCGCGAGGCGTACGCCAAGTCGCTGCCCAAGGGCCGGGCCCGGCAGTTCCGCGAGCTCAAGATCGAGGCGATCCTCGACACACCGGTCAACATCGTCGTCACCGCCGACCCGACCCGCGGCGGCCGGCACACCCTCGGCCGGCACACCCAGCCGCAGATGGCCCCGTACTCCTCGGCGCTCGCCGTGGAGAACCTGTGGCTCGCCGCCCGCGCGGAGGGTCTGGGCGTCGGCTGGGTCAGCTTCTTCGACGAGCGGCAGATGGTCGAGGCGCTCGGACTGCCCGAGCACCTGGAGGTCGTCGCCTACCTGTGCGTCGGGTACGTCGACGAGTTCCCGGACGAGCCGGAGTTGACGCAGGCGGGCTGGTCGCAGCGGCGGCCGCTGTCCTGGGTCGTCCACGAGGAGGAGTACGGCAACCGGGCGCTGCCCGGCGAGGAGCCGCACGACCTGCTCGACGAGACGCTGCGCGGCATCCGCCCGCTGGACGCGAAGGCGCTCGGCGAGGCGTGGGAGCGGCAGAAGCGGATGACCAAGCCGGCCGGCGCGCTGGGCATGCTGGAGATCATCTCCGCGCAGCTCAGCGGGCTCTCCCGGGAGTGCCCGCCGCCGATCCCCGAGCCCGCGGCGGTGGCGATCTTCGCCGGTGACCACGGGGTGCACGCCCAGGGCGTCACCGCGTGGCCGCAGGAGGTCACCGCGCAGATGGTCGCGAACTTCCTGGGCGGGGGCGCGGTCTGCAACGCGTTCGCCAACCAGGTCGGCGCGGAGGTGTGCGTCATCGACGTCGGCGTCGCCTCCGAACTGCCCAGTACGCCGGGGCTGCTGCCGCGCAAGGTACGGGCGGGCACGGCCGACTTCACGGTGGGGCCGGCGATGACCCGCGAGGAGGCCCTGCGGGCCATCGAGGTGGGCATCGAGACCGCGCGCGATCTCGTCGCGGCGGGGAACAGGGCGCTGCTCACCGGGGAGATGGGCATCGCCAACACGACGACGTCCGCGGCGCTGATCGCCGTCTACACCGGGGTCGACCCGGCAGAGGTCACCGGGCGCGGCACGGGCATCAACGACGAGATGCACGCGCGCAAGATCGAGGTGGTCCGGCGCGCGCTCGAACTCCACCGGCCCGACCCGGCGGACCCGATCGCCGTCCTCACCGCGATCGGCGGGCTCGAACACGCGGCGATGGTGGGGCTGTTGCTCGGGGCGGCGGCGTTGCGCACGCCGGTCATCCTCGACGGGGTCAGCGCGGGGGCGGCGGCGCTGGTGGCTCGCGCGATCGCGCCGGAGGTACTGGCGGCGTGCATCGCCGGGCACCGCAGCGCGGAGCCCGGCCATGTCGCGGCCCTCACGACGCTCGGCCTGCGCCCGCTGATCGACCTCGATCTGCGCCTCGGCGAGGGCACGGGCGCGCTTCTCGCCCTCCCCCTGGTCCAGAGCGCGGCCCGCGTCATGCACGAGGTCGCCACATTCGACGCGGCAGGCGTCACCGAAAAACCCTGACGCCCCCGCCCCGGTAGGTGTGTGGCCGCCCCCACCCACCCCCGCCGCAGCGGTGGGACGCGAGACGGCGCTCCTCGGCGGTGCCGAACCGGCCGCAACCGCCGCGCGAGTCGGGCGGGCTGCCTCGCGTCCGGTTCGCCCGGTGACGCTTCGGTGGGGGGCCGCCCCCACCCACCCTCGCCACCGCGGGCGGGACGCGAGACGGCGCTCCTCGGCGGTGCCGAGCTGGCCGCAAGCCCCGCGCGGGTCGGGCGGGCTGCCTCGCGCCCTGGCCGGCCGGTGACGCTTCGGTGGGGGGCCGCCCCCACCTAGCCCCGCCGCAGCGGTGGGACGCGGGGCGGCGCATCTCGGCGGTGCCGAGCTGGCCGCAGGCGGTGTGTGGGTCGGGCGTGCGCCTGCCCGGACAGCGGGGCCCGGTGGGGGCGGCCCCCACCATTCCCGCCGCAGCGGCGGGACGCGGGGCGGCGCATCTCGGCGGTGCCGAACCGGCCGCAAGCCCCGCGTGGGTCCGGTGTGCGCCTGCCCGGACAGCGGGGCCCGGTGGGGGACGTCCCCCACCCACCCCCGCCACCGCAGCGGGACGCTGCTCAGCGCACGCGCCCGAGGTGGATCACGCTGACGCGGACCTGCTGGTCACTGATCTCGTACATCACGCGGTAGACACCGACGTGAATGCGCAGCACATCGGCGCTGCCGAAGGCGCCGTCGGGCCTGGGGTCGTCGGCGAGATGGTCGACGGCGGTGAACACCTGCCGCACCCCGGCGGGGTCTTCCTTGGCGAACCGCTCAGCCTGGGCGAGAGCCTCGGGCTCCCAGATGATCTCGTACGTCACGCCGCATCGCCGCCGAAGATGCGACGGTACGCCTCCTCGTGCGGGACGCCGACGTCGTCGCCCCGGGCCTGGCGCGCCCGGTAGGCGGCCAGCGCCCGCAGCTCCTGAAGTTCCAGGGCATCGGCAGGGCTGACCAGTATCGCGACGGTATGCCCGTGGTCGGTGATCGCGACCGGCTCACGGGTGGCGCTGACCTCGCGCGCGATGGCGCCCAGCCGGGCGCGGGCTTCCACGATCGAATAGGTCAACTCGGTCATGCACACCACCTTACCGAAGTGTGCACATACCCGTCTCTCCAAAACGCGGCGGACCGAGAAGGCGACACCCAAGTCGCCCGCCCCCATCGGCCGCCGGAGTGCCCGGCCGAACTACGTGACCCCGCACGGACCGGACCACCGCAGCGGGACGCGGCCACGCGCGGGACCGGGGATCGGGGCGACGTAGAGTGAGGGGCTGACCTTGGGGAGAGCCGCCGCGGCGGCGCCCCGCGACCGCCGAGGAGAACCCACCCGCATGGACCGTCAAGACGCGCCCGCCTACCCCGTCGGACTGCGCCTCGCCGGACGGCGGGTCGTCGTCCTCGGCGGCGGCCAAGTGGCCCAGCGGCGCCTGCCCGCCCTGCTCTCGGCGGGCGCCGACGTCGTACTGATCGCCCCCACCGCCACCCCCTCCGTCGAGGCCATGGCGACGGCCGGCGAACTGCGCTGGGAGCGCCGCCCGTACGAACCCGGTGACCTCGCCGACGCCTGGTACGCCCTGATCGCCACCACCGACCCCGCCGCGAACGCCGCCGCCTCCGCCGAGGCCGAGACCCACCGCGTGTGGTGCGTCCGCAGCGACGACGCCGACGCGGCCACCGCCTGGACCCCGGCGACCGGCCGTACGGAAGGCGTCACCGTCGCCGTGCTCACCGGCCGGGACCCACGCCGCTCGGCCGCCGTACGCGACGCCGTGGTCGAGGGGCTGCGCGACGGCACCCTCGTCGCCCCCCACCACCGCACCCGTACCGCCGGCGTCGCCCTGGTCGGCGGCGGCCCCGGCGACCCCGACCTGATCACCGTCCGCGGCCGCAGGCTCCTCGCCGAGGCCGACGTGGTGATCGCCGACCGCCTCGGCCCGCGCGACCTGCTGGACGAACTGCCCCCGCACGTCGAGGTGATCGACGCGGCGAAGATCCCGTACGGCCGGGCGATGGCCCAGGAGGCCATCAACTCCGCGCTGATCGAGCACGCCAAGGCCGGCAAGGCGGTCGTCCGACTCAAGGGCGGCGACCCCTACGTCTTCGGACGCGGCATGGAGGAGGCCGAGGCGCTGGCCGCCGCCGGCGTCCTCGTCACCGTCGTCCCCGGTATCTCCAGCGCCATCAGCGTGCCGGGCGCGGCCGGGATCCCGGTCACCCACCGGGGCGTCGCCCATGAGTTCACCGTGGTCAGCGGGCATGTCGCGCCCGGCGACCCGCGTTCCCTGGTCGACTGGGACGCACTCGCCCGGCTGCGCGGCACCCTCGTGCTGCTGATGGCCGTCGAGCGGATCGGCGCCATCGCGGAGAGCCTGGTGGCCGGCGGCCGGGACGCCGCCACCCCGGTCGCCGTCGTCCAGGAGGGCACCACGGCCGCGCAGCGCAGGGTCGACGCCACGCTGGCGACCGTCGCGCGCACGGTCGTCGACGAAGGCGTACGCCCGCCCGCCGTCATCGTCATCGGCGACGTCGTCGGCGTCGGAGGCGCGTTCGGGAGCACGTTCGCGGCCGGAGTGCCCGCAACCGGCCGTCCGGAGACCGACCGTGGCTGACCTCACCCCGATCGACGACCCCGCCGACCCCCGCCTGACCGACTACACCGACCTCACCGACGTCGAACTGCGCCGCCGCCGCGAACCCGCCGAGGGCCTGTTCATCGCCGAGGGCGAGAAGGTCATCCGCCGCGCCCTGGCCGCCGGTTACGGCATGCGGTCCATGCTGCTCTCCGCCAAGTGGACCGACCCGATGCGGGACGTGATCGAGGCGGCGACCGCGCCCGTCTACGCCGTCGACCCCGTCCTCGCCGAGAAGGTCACCGGCTACCACGTGCACCGAGGCGCCCTCGCCGCCATGGCACGCAAGCCGCTGCCCACCCCGGCCGAACTCCTCGCCGGGGCCCGCCGGGTCGCGGTCATGGAAGCGGTCAACGACCACACCAACATCGGCGCGATCTTCCGCAGCGCGGCCGCCCTGGGAATGGACGCGGTGCTGCTCTCGCCGGACTGCGCCGACCCGCTCTACCGGCGTTCGGTGAAGGTCTCGATGGGCGCGGTCTTCTCCGTGCCGTACGCCCGCCTCGCCGTGTGGCCCGGCGACCTCGCCACCGTCGTGCGCGCGGCCGGCTTCCAGGTCCTCGCGCTGACCCCGGCCGAGGACGCCGCCGACCTCACCGCCTTCACCCCGCCGCCGCGTCTCGCCCTCCTGCTGGGCGCCGAGGGCACCGGCCTGACCACACGCGCCCAGGACGCCGCCGACACCCGCCTGCGCATCCCGATGTCGCACGCGATCGACTCCCTGAACGTGGCCGCCGCGGCGGCGGTCTCCTTCTACGCGATGTCGGTCGCGGCGCCCCCGGCACCGGGGGCGGGCGAGCCGGGAGTGACCAGCCCGGTCTCGTAGGCGACGACCACCGCCTGGGCGCGGTCGCGCCGCCGCAGCTTCGCCGGAATCCGGGCCACACACGTCTTCACGGTCGCCTCGCTGAGCCCGAAGGCCGCCGCGAGTTCGGCGTTGCTCAGCCCCCTGACCGGCAGATGGAGCACTTCGCGTTCGCGCGGGGTGGGCGTGGCCAGGTCGCGGTGCGGGGCCGCGCCGCCCCCGGTACGGTCCGCGAAGCGCTCGACCGGGCGCCGGGTGATCGCGGGGGCCGGCAGCGCGTCCCCGGCGCGTACCGCCGCAGCGCCGGGAGGAACCGCGTGACCACGCCGATCATCGAGATCCGCGAAGTGAGCAAGAGATACGACGACGGTCCGGCCGCGCTGGACGGGCTGCCGCTCGACGTCCGCGCGGGGGAGGCGCCGGCCGTGCTCGGGCCCTCCGGCAGCGGCAGGTCCACGCTGCTGAACATGATCGCGAGCCGCCCGGACCTGAGCGCCCGGCGGCGGGCGGGCCGCTTGCCGAGGGGCGGCCCGCCCGGCGCGGGTCCGCCCGCCTACGCCGGGGGGAGGTTCACCAGGGGGGCGAGGGCGGCGCGGTGGTGGGCCGGGGTGCCGAGGGCGATCTCGTCCGCCTTCGCCCGCTTCAGATACAGGTGCAGCGGGTGCTCCCACGTCATCCCGATCCCGCCGTGCAGCTGCACCCCCTCCTCCGCCGCCCGCACGGCGACCCCCGCCACGTACGCCTGGGCCACCGCCACCGCGACGCGCGCCTCCGTACCCGCCGCCTCGCCGGAGGCGAGCGCGTCGGCGGCATCCCGCGCGGCCGCCCGCGCGGAGACGACCTCGACCCACACATCGGCCAGCCGGTGCTTGAGCGCCTGGAACGACCCCACCACGCGCCCGAACTGGTGCCGCTCCCCGAGGTAGCGGACCGTCTCGTCGAGGCACCACTGCGCCACCCCGAGCTGTTCTGAGGCCAGCAGCCCGGCCCCCACCAGCAGCGCCCGGTCCAGCGCGGCCACCGCGTCACCCGGCAGCCGTCGGCCGGGACCGGCGAAGGTGACGTCAGCGAGCGGCCGGGTCAGGTCGAGCGACACCACCCGCTCGACCCGGGCATCGGCCGTGGCCACCTCGTAGAGCGCGGGTCCGTCAGGCCCGAGCGCGGGCACCACCAGCACATCGGCGGCGAACGCGTCCGCGACGCTCGTCACGCGCCCGGTCAGCCACCCGTCCGCGTCCGCCCGTACGCCGGCAGAGCCGGTAGAGCCGGAAGAGCCGGCAGAGGCTCCCCCGGGGAACGCGCCGGGCACCGCAGACAGCGGTACGGCCAGCGCCCCCGTGACCGTCCCCGCCGCGAGCCGCCCGAGGAGCGCGGCCACCCCGGCGTCCCCCACATCGCACCCGAGCAGCGCCGACGTGGCCAGCACCGCGCTGCCGAGGAGCGGCACGGGCGCCACCGCCGCGCCCAACTCCTCCAGCACGACGGCCACTTCCCGCGCGGACGCCCCCTGCCCGCCGAGCTTCTCGGGCACGAGCAGCCCGGCCAGGCCGAGTTCGACGGCCAGCGTCCGCCACAGCTCCGGGTCGTACGGCGTGTCGCTCTCCACCCGGCCGAGCACCGCCGACGGCGGGCAGCGGTCGGCGAGTACCGCGCGGACGGCCGCCCGCAGATCGTCCTCCACCTCCGTGTACAGCAGATTCATCGCGGGAGGTCCTTCCAGGCGACGTCCTTGTCGGTACGGGGTTCCGACGGCAGCCCGAGCACCCGTTCGGCCACGATGTTGCGCAGGATCTCCGACGTACCGCCCTCGATCGAGTTGCCCTTCGCCCGCAGATAGCGGTAGCCCGCGTCGCGCCCGTAGAAGTCGACGCTCTCCGGGCGGACCATCGTCCAGTCGCCGTAGCGCAGGCCGTCCTCGCCGAGGAGTTCGACCTCCAGGCCGCTGATCCGCTGGTTGAGCCGGGCGAAGGTCAGTTTCAGACCCGAGCCCTCGGGCCCCGGCGCGCCGACGGCGAGCTGCTGGCGTACGCGCTCGGCGCCGAGCCTGGCCACCTCGGCCTCGACCCACAGGCCCAGCAGCCGGTCGTGCAGCTCGGACGTCCGCAGCTCGGGCCGCGCCCGCCAGGTCGCGGCGACCGGGCCGATCATGCCGCCCTCGCGGGGCGTGACCATGCCGCCGATCGCGACGCGCTCGTTCATCAAGGTGGCCTGCGCGACCCGCCAGCCGTCGCCGACCGCGCCGAGCCGGTGCGCGTCGGGGATACGGACGCCGGTCAGAAAGACCTCGTTGAACTCCGCCTCACCGGTGATCTGCCGCAGCGGCCGCACCTCGACCCCGGGGTCGGTCATGTCGCAGACGAAGTAGGTGATGCCCTGGTGCTTGGGGACGTCCGGGTCGGTACGGGCGATGAGGATCGCCCAGCGGGCGTTGTGGGCGCTGGAGGTCCACACCTTCTGGCCGTCCACGATCCAGTCGCCGCCGCCCCCTCCGCCGCCGTCGCCCTCTCCGCTGCCGCCGCCTTCGCGTACGGCCCTGGTCCGCAGCCCCGCGAGGTCCGAGCCCGCGCCCGGCTCGCTGAACAGCTGGCACCAGACCTCCTCGCCGGTCCACAGCGGGCGCAGAAAGCGGGCCTTCTGCGCCTCCGTGCCGTAACGAAGGATCGTGGGCGCGGCCATGCCGAGGCCGATGCCGATCCGGCGCGGGTCGTTGTCCGGCGCCCCCGCGGCCGCCAACTCCGCGTCCACCACGGCCTGGAGGGCGCGCGGAGCACCGAGGCCGCCGAGCCCTTCGGGGAAGTGCACCCACGCCAGGCCCGCGTCGAAACGGGCCCGCAGGAAGTCCAGCGGATCGCCGCCCGAGGGATCGTGCGCGTCAAGGAGCGCCCGCACCCGGCGGCGCACCTCCTCCGCGCCGGTCCCGTCGTCCCTCGCGGTGGTCCTCGTCATACGCCGCGTCCTCCCCTTGGGGCCCAGGCATCTAAGCGAGCGCTTAGTAACATAACGGAGCCACCCTTGGACACGCCAGCACCCGGCGGGGGATTCCCGGGGGAGCGGCGGCCGGAACCGTACGGCGGACGTGCGAGACCCCGGGCCGTACGGACAGGCCCGACACCACCCCGCGCTGTACGTGAGGAGCCCGGAACCCGCCCGCGCCCGTCGGGCCGGGCGGCTACGCGGACGGCGGTGGCGTGATCACCCGGACGACACCCGCCGGGCCGCGCAGCCCGCCGTTGAAGCGGTGGCACCCCTGGAGCGCGGCGATGCACACGGCCGCCAGCACCGTCACGATCACGAAGACGAAGATCCGCTGCCGCAGCAACCGCCGCCCGGCCGAGGGGCGGCGACCCGCCGAGGAACCGCGCGCGGGCGTACGCCCCCCAGGGTGCGAACCGCCGGTGTGCGAGCTTCCCGTGTGCGAGACCCCGGGGTGCGACCCCCGATCGTGCGAACCCCGGTCGTGCGGCCCCCGCCCGCCCGCGGGCCGCGGCACCGGCGTGCGCGACCCCGTACGTGACCCCGGCGCCGTACGCGCCCCCGACCGTCCGCCCGTGACCGGCCCCGAGGTGCCGGACGCCGGTCCCGGCCGCCGCTCGGTCTGCTGCCGTACGTACTCCTCCGCGCGCCGCCCGGTGGGGCGCTCCGGCCGGGGGCCCGCCGCCTTGGGGATGGCCTCGCGCCTCGGCGCCCCGATGCCGCGCGCCTCGCGGGCCGCGATCTCGGAGAGCCGTTCCGAGAGCTGGACCGTGCTCGGCCGCTCCTCGGGGTCCTTGGCGAGACACGCGTAGACCAGGGGGGCCAGCGCGTCCGGCACGCCCGCGAGATCCGGTTCCTCGTGCACGACCCGGTAGAGCATCACCTCGGAACTGCCCTGTCCGAAGGGCGAGTCCGCGGTCGCCGCATAGGCGAGGGTCGCGCCGAAGGCGAAGACGTCGGTGGCCGGGGTGACCGCGGCCCCCCGCACCTGCTCGGGCGCGAGGAAGCCGGGCGAGCCGACGGCCGTCCCCACGTGGGTGAGCGTGCTGGCGCCGGTCGCCCAGGCGATGCCGAAGTCGATGATGCGCGGACCCTTGGGCGACAGCAGGATGTTCGACGGCTTGAGGTCGCGGTGGACCACCCCGGCCTCGTGCACCGCGACCAGGCCCTCGGCGAGCGCCGCGCCGATCGTGGCGACCTCGGCGGCCGGCAGCACCCCGCGCTCGGCGACCTTGTCGTGCAGTGAGGGACCGGGTACGTACTGCGTGGCGAACCAGGGGCGTTCGGCCTCCAGGTCGGCGGCCACCAGCCGGGCCGTACAGCCACCGCGGATACGGCGGGCCGCGGACACCTCGCGGGCGAACCGGGACCGGAACTCCTGGTCCTCGGCCAGCTCCGGCCTGATCACCTTGAGCGCCACCCGCTGGCCGCGCTTGTCCGCGCCCAGGTAGACCACGCCCATGCCGCCCGCGCCCAGCCGGCGGTGCAGCCGGAACGCGCCGACGACCCGCGGATCCTCGCGCCGGAGCCGCATCATCGCCATGTTCTGTCCGTCCCCTACCTCCGGTGGTGGGGGAGGGCCCCACTCCGCTGCCTGGCCGGTCGGCCGCCCACAGCTTACGGACTCAAGTCCCCGTACGCGCTGAAGGCCCGCAGGCGTCGCACCGCGAATTGTCAGTGCCGGATGGGATTCTGAAGGAGGGTGAGCGGGCCCGGGAACCGGGTCGAAGCCGCCTTTTTCGCCAACGGACCTTCTGCCAAAGGGAAGTGACGCCGTGAAGGGTGATCGTGTGGAGATAGTCGTCGACGCGGGGGACACCACCCGCACCTATGAGGTGATCGCCACCCGAGCCGGCCGCAGGGTGGAGACGGCCGTGCGGCGCGGTGTGGTCGAGGTGAGCGAGGTCACCAGGACCGGCGCGGTGGTCCGTACGGCCCGCTTCATGGCCACCCGGGTGCTCGCGCTGGTGGAGCAGCCCGTCCCCCGGGAGGTCGGACAGGCGGGCTGAGCCCGTACGGCAGGACCGCCCTCCGTACGGTCCGGTGGGCGCCTCTCGGGGATGACCCTCAGAGCCCGGGGGCCGACCTCCACCCAGGGGAGTATCCGGAAGGCGTCGCCGTCATCCTCCGGGAGGCCCGCAAAGGGGTACGAGGGTCTGACGACCGGGATGGCGGCCGCACCTAGTGTTGAGGTCAAGCGGCGGGCGAAGTACTCGTCCCCCGAGGTCAAGCGTCCGCCGCCCCCAAGACCACCGCACCCGGCCGTACGAGAGCAGCAGGGCGTACGGGCGCGGCGCGCACCGGCTTCACCACATACCGGCTTCACCACGCACAAGTTCACAACGAGACCTGACCACAGCAGACTCCGGAGCACGTCATGGCGAACACGCTGATCCGCACCCCGCGTGCCGACAGCCGTACGCCGGGCACCCGGCATCCGCTGGTGGCGGTGGCCATGGCGCTGCCGCTCGCCGCACTGCTCGCCTATTTCTTCGGCGGGGTGGACGCGGTGGTCACTCAAGCGTCGTCCGTGGCCGGCCTGTTGGGGCGCTGACATGAGGCTCCAGGCCCGGAAGAGCGGTCCGGGCCGGGGACAACCCGGTATCACCCCGTGGGGACGGGGGTAAGGCGGACGACTGCGGTTGCCCGGGTATCAGCTGATACCCGGGCATTACGCTTGCCCGGCGCGGGCCTGAGCGGGCGCGGGGGCGTTTGCCCGGGCCGCCGGGCTGCCGGCCGCGGGCGCGTCTCCCGGCCGCCGCTCGCGGGCCGCGCGCCCGGCTTCGGACCCGCCGCTTGGGCCCCGCCCGCGCCGTCGCCGCGCCCCCGCCGACCCCCGCGCCGTCGCTGCCTCCCCGCCCCGCACACGACCGAGGGCCGGAAGCTGATCGCTTCCGGCCCTCGATGTGCTGTGGACGATACTGGGATTGAACCAGTGACCTCTTCCGTGTCAGGGAAGCGCTCTCCCGCTGAGCTAATCGTCCTCGGTGGTGCTGGTGGTACCGATGGTTCCTGTGCCGCGTGCGCGATACTGGGATTGAACCAGTGACCTCTTCCGTGTCAGGGAAGCGCTCTCCCGCTGAGCTAATCGCGCGGGATTCCTGCCAGGGCCCTCACGGGCCCAGTGGACGATACTGGGATTGAACCAGTGACCTCTTCCGTGTCAGGGAAGCGCTCTCCCGCTGAGCTAATCGTCCTTGGAGGTGGAGACGGGATTTGAACCCGTGTAGACGGCTTTGCAGGCCGTTGCCTCGCCTCTCGGCCACTCCACCAACACAGCGGGGGTTCGGGAAGATCCCCCACATCGAGCGGACGACGAGATTCGAACTCGCGACCCTCACCTTGGCAAGGTGATGCTCTACCAACTGAGCCACGTCCGCAGTCGCGCCTCGTAACGTTCCTCACGTTCCTCGGCGACGGGTTGAACTCTAGCGGATTCCCGGGCCAGCTCAAAAACCGGTTTCCGCAGCGTGCCGGGCCAATGACAGGCAGTTGACCGGTGAGCGGCCGCCGAGCCCCGCCGTGGGGCCCCGCCTAGACTCGGCCCCGGCCCTCTCACCTCCACCAGGGAAGCACCGTGCGCGACCTCGCCCCCATGGCCCCCATGGCCCGCTTCGGCCCCCTCGTCGCCTCCGACCTGCGGGATGTCACCGACGATGTCGCCGCACTCGACTCCGAGGGCTTCTGGGCGGTCTGCGCCGACTTCGAGGGCCGTACGGTCTGCGCCCGCTTCGGCCGGCTCCGCCGTACACCGCTCGGGGCCGACGACACCGCCGCCCGCGCGGCCCGCTGGCACGGCCCCGACCCGAGCGCCTGGACCACCTCGATGGACCGGCACGCGTACGAGGCCGGGGTACGGACCATCCGCGCGCGCATCGCGGCCGGCGACGTCTACCAGGTCAACCTCTGCCGGGTGCTGACCGCGCCGCTCCCGGCGGCCACGCGCGAGACCGGACCCGGCGGCGCCGACATCGACGCGCTCGCCGCCGCACTGGCCCTCGGCAACCCCGCCCCCTACGCCGGAACGATCCGCCTGCCCGCGCACGGCGTCGAGGTCGCCACCGCCTCGCCCGAACTCTTCCTGAGCCGCGACGGCGACACCGTCGACTCCGGCCCGATCAAGGGCACCGCCCGCACCGCCGACGGCTTCCTCGACAAGGACCACGCCGAGAACGTGATGATCGTCGACCTCGTGCGCAACGACCTGGGCCGGGTCTGCGCCA
It encodes the following:
- a CDS encoding acyl-CoA dehydrogenase family protein, translated to MTRTTARDDGTGAEEVRRRVRALLDAHDPSGGDPLDFLRARFDAGLAWVHFPEGLGGLGAPRALQAVVDAELAAAGAPDNDPRRIGIGLGMAAPTILRYGTEAQKARFLRPLWTGEEVWCQLFSEPGAGSDLAGLRTRAVREGGGSGEGDGGGGGGGDWIVDGQKVWTSSAHNARWAILIARTDPDVPKHQGITYFVCDMTDPGVEVRPLRQITGEAEFNEVFLTGVRIPDAHRLGAVGDGWRVAQATLMNERVAIGGMVTPREGGMIGPVAATWRARPELRTSELHDRLLGLWVEAEVARLGAERVRQQLAVGAPGPEGSGLKLTFARLNQRISGLEVELLGEDGLRYGDWTMVRPESVDFYGRDAGYRYLRAKGNSIEGGTSEILRNIVAERVLGLPSEPRTDKDVAWKDLPR
- a CDS encoding TrmH family RNA methyltransferase, whose amino-acid sequence is MADLTPIDDPADPRLTDYTDLTDVELRRRREPAEGLFIAEGEKVIRRALAAGYGMRSMLLSAKWTDPMRDVIEAATAPVYAVDPVLAEKVTGYHVHRGALAAMARKPLPTPAELLAGARRVAVMEAVNDHTNIGAIFRSAAALGMDAVLLSPDCADPLYRRSVKVSMGAVFSVPYARLAVWPGDLATVVRAAGFQVLALTPAEDAADLTAFTPPPRLALLLGAEGTGLTTRAQDAADTRLRIPMSHAIDSLNVAAAAAVSFYAMSVAAPPAPGAGEPGVTSPVS
- a CDS encoding protein kinase domain-containing protein, encoding MAMMRLRREDPRVVGAFRLHRRLGAGGMGVVYLGADKRGQRVALKVIRPELAEDQEFRSRFAREVSAARRIRGGCTARLVAADLEAERPWFATQYVPGPSLHDKVAERGVLPAAEVATIGAALAEGLVAVHEAGVVHRDLKPSNILLSPKGPRIIDFGIAWATGASTLTHVGTAVGSPGFLAPEQVRGAAVTPATDVFAFGATLAYAATADSPFGQGSSEVMLYRVVHEEPDLAGVPDALAPLVYACLAKDPEERPSTVQLSERLSEIAAREARGIGAPRREAIPKAAGPRPERPTGRRAEEYVRQQTERRPGPASGTSGPVTGGRSGARTAPGSRTGSRTPVPRPAGGRGPHDRGSHDRGSHPGVSHTGSSHTGGSHPGGRTPARGSSAGRRPSAGRRLLRQRIFVFVIVTVLAAVCIAALQGCHRFNGGLRGPAGVVRVITPPPSA
- a CDS encoding chorismate-binding protein; the protein is MAPMARFGPLVASDLRDVTDDVAALDSEGFWAVCADFEGRTVCARFGRLRRTPLGADDTAARAARWHGPDPSAWTTSMDRHAYEAGVRTIRARIAAGDVYQVNLCRVLTAPLPAATRETGPGGADIDALAAALALGNPAPYAGTIRLPAHGVEVATASPELFLSRDGDTVDSGPIKGTARTADGFLDKDHAENVMIVDLVRNDLGRVCATGSVTVPALCAVEPHPGLVHLVSTVRGELRPGAGWPALFDAAFPPGSVTGAPKSSALAVIDELETAARGPYCGAVGWVDADRRTAELAVGIRTFWIDRADPGRPLLRFGTGAGITWGSDPAGEWAETELKAARLLAVASEVQGTSRRDSGGADPTGADAYAGGRGTNGRMSR
- a CDS encoding acyl-CoA dehydrogenase family protein; the encoded protein is MNLLYTEVEDDLRAAVRAVLADRCPPSAVLGRVESDTPYDPELWRTLAVELGLAGLLVPEKLGGQGASAREVAVVLEELGAAVAPVPLLGSAVLATSALLGCDVGDAGVAALLGRLAAGTVTGALAVPLSAVPGAFPGGASAGSSGSTGSAGVRADADGWLTGRVTSVADAFAADVLVVPALGPDGPALYEVATADARVERVVSLDLTRPLADVTFAGPGRRLPGDAVAALDRALLVGAGLLASEQLGVAQWCLDETVRYLGERHQFGRVVGSFQALKHRLADVWVEVVSARAAARDAADALASGEAAGTEARVAVAVAQAYVAGVAVRAAEEGVQLHGGIGMTWEHPLHLYLKRAKADEIALGTPAHHRAALAPLVNLPPA